The Cygnus olor isolate bCygOlo1 chromosome 28, bCygOlo1.pri.v2, whole genome shotgun sequence genome segment CGAGCGGGGAAAACTCAAAGCGAGaggagtatttttaaagtacaaaacTCCCTTCTTCATAAAACGGAGAGGCGGCAAGAGAGCAAAATCCCCTGCTGAAAAGTTTCCAGCCGCCCTGATGTTGTGTCTCTAGCCTCGCACAGTAATTCTGAGAAAAAACTCGGGATAAATGCGAGCagagagggcaggaggggagagcGAGGGCTCAAGCCACGGGCCTGGCCGGGGCGGCACGGCACGTGCTGCAGCAGACGAGCCCGCCTGCCCGTTCCAACGGGGAGattagctcaaaaaaaaaaaaaaaacaaaaaaaaaaatcccgagATTACAAAGCAAACCGCTTTCCACTTGTTTTAATTGGCTCCTGGGCCGGGgagatttttctctccctcccttttaAATCGGAAAGCTGTGATTTTCGCTTTAAATTACAGGACTTCGGAGCTGGGGCTTTAAGGGGGGGGAAAAGCACCGagggtgctgtgctgtgaaGCCGAGCTTTGTGCCAGAGACCTTCCAGCTACGACCAGAGGCCACAGAGGACGATTTTTGGGTGCCCAGTGCTGCCGTGGCCGAGCTCCCGGGGCTCTGGGGGCTGTGTTTGGGTGCCTGGAGGGGCCGAGGGGGGCAGCCGAGCCCCGTTTCCTACGGATCCGTGCTGCCGGGTTGGCTGGTTAACCAAATTACCCAGCGAGATCTTCTGTTTGCTCCATAGGTGCCCACAAAAATCCCCCTTCTGCTTTCCCCTCGCGGCGGCGCGTGGCGGGGGCGGTGTGGGAGCCGGTGACGACGGCGCCGAACGCGCCAGCGTTGCGCCGCACCTCGACGGCGAGCGGCATCGTAATCCTGCCTTCAAAGAGAGGATTTCCAGCCCGGGGAAGAAGCAGGTGGAGGCCGGGAGCTGCCGTTGGGGTGGGCGTGGGGTGGAGGTGGTGAAACCCCGGTGGGAATTCGTCCTCACCCCATAGAGCGGACGCGGAGGCTCGCCAGCCCCGCCGTGCCGCGGGGAACCCGAGAGCCATTTGGGGATTTGGACCCGCGGCGTGGGTACCCCTGGGGCTGGTTTCCTTCTCCGCGTGGGGGCAGCTGCTTGGCCCCCAGTTTTTCCTGGGGGTCCTGGCTGGTTTTTGGATGCTCCCGCTATGTTTTGGGGGGACGAGCAGGGTCCGGAGCGCGAGCCAGCGTTAGGTGCGCCCCTCCGAGGCATCCCACGCCCGACCGCAGGTTCAACGAAGAATTTTTCCCTCCCATGTGCAAGCAGGTTTAAAAAACCCTCTTGGCTCCCAGCGTGGAGCTGAGCTGGGATTTTCCAGCCCGGGGGAGCGTGCGGGGGGTCCCCGCGCACGGCTCGTGCCCACCCTGCCTCCGTCCTCCCCCTGGTTTGCGAGGTGTCGGGGGACCACCGCAGACGTTggccccctcccagctcccccgCTGCGGCCAGAGGGTGCCGTACGCCCTGCCGTGTTTGTCAGGGCTCGGGCGAGCGTGTTTGTTTGGTTTCCATagggagagcagggctgagccGCCCGGGGAGGCCGCGGCCGTGCGAAACCTCCCGGGGGGGCCGGCGGCCGCCGCTGCTGACTCAGGCGACAGCCGAATGCGGGCGGCGAGGGGTCCGGGCTCCTAATtatcctccttttttccccatcctcccTCCCGCCGTCTCCGGTACGTGCCGGCACgccgccccggccgcccgcTCGCCCCGCCTCACCCGGTGGCCCTGGAGTTTGGACCCGATGagccgggccgtgccgagcgGTGCTGGCGGGCGCGGGGTCACCCGGGGCTCGGCCCGTGCGCGGGGAAGGGGCGAGAGCTGGAAGAAGCCCGGCCCCAGTAGCCTGTGCCCCGCGGGTGCGTGCCGTGGTGCGGGGATGGTGCCTGGTGCGGGGATCCGTGCCCCGTGGGTGCGTGCCGTGGTGCACGGATGGGGCCCGGTGCCTGGATCCGTGCCCTGTGGATGCGTCCCCTGGTGCGTGGATGGTGCCCAGTGCACGGATGGGGCCCGGTGCGTGGATCTGTGCCCCGTGGATGCATCCCCTGGTGCGTGGATGGTGCACAGTGCATGGATCTGTGCCCTGTGGGTGGTGCCCGGTGCGTGGATCCGTGCCCCGTGGATGGTGCCCGGTGCGTGGATCCATGCCCCGTGGATGCGTCCCCCGGTGCGTGGATGGTGCCCAGTGCGTGGATGGTGCCCGGTGTGTGGATGGTGCCCGGTGCGTGGATCCGTGCCCCGTGGATGCGTCCCCCGGTGCGTGGATGAATTTCCTGGCACCCTGGCTCACTCGGGGGGCGTTTTGGACAGGGTCCTTTGCGCTGCCACCCGCCCGTCCCCGCGGTGCTGGCGCGGGCCGCAGGACCACGcggcagctccagcaccaccGTGGCTCGTGGTGCAGCGAGCTCCTGGCCGGCCGGCGCCGTGAGAGCGGTCCCGgcacctcttccccctccctccctccctcttccctccgAAAAAAGCTCGGAGGCGATTTTCTCGTGGCCATACACGCGGTGGGTTCGCGTCCCCGGCATCGGGTGCGGGGTTTTAGGCCGGAGGGGAGCGGTCGCAGAGGGGCTGCGCAGGGGCAGGATGGCCAGGGCTGCCCCCGCTGCTGGGGACGTGCCTCGGAGCCgcctgcgggagctggagctggaaatgCGGAGGGAGGAGAGCGGTGCCGAGACTTTGCTCAGCCCCGTGGGCTCCTCAGCCAGCCCGGGCTGCCGGTACCTGGGTGAAAAAATCagttcagtaaaaaaaaaaaatcagtaaaaaatcaaaaactgaAGCAGTGGCTGCTGCGATGGGACCTGGGCACCTGGCGCCCTCTTGCCTGTGCCGGTTTCTGGTGGAGCAGATGCTgagctgtgggttttttttttttttttctgggggggggcagctgcttTTGGGGGGAGCGGCGTGCTTTCAGCTGCCGAAATCTGGAGGCTCTGATTTGTGGGGAGCCTTTCTGAGGCTTTTTGCCGGTCTTGCGGGTTAAACCCTGCAGGTGGAACCTGCGTTTTCCCACATCCCTCCCTCGGGCAGCCGAAGTCCTGGCGTGGGAGACGGGAAAACCCCAATCCCGACCCCCGAAACCTCTGCGGGGCGGCCTTCCCGGGGAGGTGCTCGGTGCTTTGGGAGCAAAGGGTGCGGGAAGGGGAAGGTGCCACCCGTGACGGGGTGCGTGGGTGCCCGGGGGCCCCCCCGGGATGGTGCCAGCAGGTGGCAATGTGGCCCGAGGCAGCGCGGGGCGAGGGCAGATGCTGAGCACGTGGGGTACGGGGCGCCCCCGTTCGGGTTTGTGGGCAGGagccccctctcccctcctcaccCAGGATGTCCTAATGTGGTTTGGGGCTGTTTCAGGCGCTGGGGTGGTGCTGTGGGGTGGGACAAAgaggctgcggggggggggggaggtcgcgtttccagctctgctgttggCTTGTGGCCCgccccctgcctcagtttccctgctcTGGGAGGACCGAGGCCCCGGGACCACCCCGTGCgggtccctgcctgcagcctcagcGGGTGCCCGGGGATGCCCTGGGGCGGTGTCGCCACCAGGAGGGCTTTCGGGGAGGGCTGAGCTAACGGGGCCACCCCAGGtgcggccccccccccaggttCCGAGGGGCGTTCCTGCCCCAGCCAGCTGTGCAGGGCGCAGCCCAGCTGTGCcgggggagcaggagcaggggtgaGCGCGGCGAGCCGCCGAGGAGCCCACCTCTCGTCCCACGTgtgtttccccccccctccccaccccctcccgGCATCCCCGTCCCGGCCAcggcaccccggggtgctccGGGACCCACGCCGGTGCCTctcgccccgccgcccccgcccgcccgcgtCCATCCAGCTGCAGGTTTCGCTTCTGCATCTCCGCCGCCCAAGGGGGAACTCAGCTGGCGAGAGCGAAACTCGGCGGCTGCAACGGTCGCACGGGcgcaccgccccccccccccccgccacccccccccccccccggcaccccctcCGCGTCCCCCAGGTCCTGGCGGGGCCGTGCCACGCGCTCGGTGACCTCCCCGGGAGCCCGGAGATGGCTCCGGGGTTCGGCGATCGCTTCCCGGAGCTGGAAGCTGCCCTGCTCCGTCCCTGAGCTGGGGGAGCaccggggaggggcgggggggcgcCTTCGGCACCGCGTGGAGGTGTCCTGGGTGCACCTGGGCCGTGGTTTGTCCCCGTGCTGTCCCCGTTCCCGTCCCACCCAGCTGACGTCCTCGTGGCCCCGCGGACCGCGTCCCTCACGCCTTCTCCCCGCTGCTCTCCCGCCCCCGTTTCCGCAGCCCCTGCGGGCTCCTCgggtttaatttcttttctgctgcaggCCGGAGGCAGGGCGACGACGCCCGAGGGGCTGGAGCAGTTTCGCGGGCCTGGAGAAATGGCAGAAGGTTTGGGGACGGCTCCGCGAGCCCCCGAGGCGGGGACGGCGAGTGGGATCGGCCGGCGGCCCAGGGGGAAGTTTGGGTTTGGAGCCCAAATGTTTGCGGCCCCGGCCCGTTGCTAGAGGAAACgtgaaaaaagggaaggagagattGCGGTCGGGCCGCTCTTCCCCTCCGCAATCTGCGCCTCCGTCTTGGCCCCTTGGCATGGAGAAGccccaagggggggggggggcaaaaatgCCCCACGCCCCCCCCTTCCCACTGCCCCCCTGCCTTTCCCCCCCCAGTTCTCTGCCATCCCCGCGGTGGCACCGGGTGGCAGTGGCCCCGGGGACGCGGGCGCCCCGCGAGGAGCCGGCCGTGGCAGGGCTTTCCTGCGGCGGCGTGCGGCGGCGGCAGCTTAATTAGCTTGGGATTGATCTAATGACGGGGCTGGGGCCTCGTTTGTGGGATTTAGCGCCTTCCAGCCCCCTGCGCCAGGCGAGGAAGGTTGCCCCGGCCACCCTCCTCCAGCAGGCCCTCGGGGATAAGAGCTACGGCGCGAGGCTGCCGGGGCGGCGAGGCTCGTTTTGCCCGATTTCGCCTCGTTTTGCCCCGTTTCGCCTCGTTTCGCCTCGGGCTGGCTTCCAGCAGCGGCGCGGGACCGATCCTGCTGGGAGGCCGGGGCGGCAGCGCCGTGCCGCagccctgtgctcctgctgcccgCGCCACGCGGGGCGAAACCGAAGCTCGGGCTTCCGAACAggaacgtttttttttttggtttttttttttttcgcccGGTCAGCACTTCTGTGCAGCCAGACAAAAAGATcgccttccctttcccccttttcctcccctcatTTCACTTCGAAAAGGGAATTcgctgccctgtgctgcctccATCGCTCCcgtatgtatttttttttttttttccagcttgacACACGATTTGGAACACCCAATACCTTTTTCCctcaggggggaaaaaaaaaacaaaacaaaaacccttttcGCCACCGTTTGGGGACAGTGGCCGAGCGCCGGTGCTGCCGCCTGCGTTAGCAGAGGTGTTTCCATGCTGGCGGGCACGACACAGGTGCTGGCACACGGGCACGGCTCCAGGCTCCGGTGGGCGCACGCGGGGTCCCCGCGGGGGCTCGATGCGATCTCCTCCTCGGTTCTTTTTTGCAGGCAGGGGCCGGCCGGCAGCCGAAAGCGGCAGCGCGGAGCACAATCCCCGTGTTCGCACGTCCTCCACCCAGCTCGCCGCCCGGAGCACGGGGCTCTGCAACGCGGCGGCGCCTCGAGCCtcgccgggggggccgggggaagGAGAAAACCCCTGGGAGGGGGGCTTGGTGCGCACGCCCGGGgcgggatggggacggggacgccTCGCAGCCCGGTGTCGGGGCTTGTGCGCAGCCCCCAGGGCGAGGGTGGTGCCGTGGTCCCGCCGGTGCTCCCCACCCACGCCCTCCCGGTCTGTGGGTGACGCCTGGCTCTGCTGCGGTGACACCCGGCCGGGCGGCCAGCTTCGAGGGCGGCagcggccccggggccccggggctggcagctgaAATGAGGCGGAAAGGAGATGCGCGGGTAGAAAGGGCAGGGCGAAGCTCCCGCTGGTTGTCCGTCCGTCCTGCTGCCCGGCGTGGCAGGACACGGCTCTTTTTGGTAACAGAAACCGAGGGGTGGCCCTCGGGGGTCGTGCTTGGCCACCAGGTTGGTCGGGCCGGTAGTTCTTTCGATACAGCAGGTGCAGCAGGGGGAGAGGCTGAACTCGGCATCCCCGTCCCCGGTGCTCTCCCGTTGCAGCGGTGAAGGATCCAGACTTGTCCgtctgtcctgcagctgggaatCCTGCGGCCGATCTGTCCGCAGGGCCCCATCCTGCGTGGCGTGGGGACAAAGACGTGGCCGGGAGCTGCTGCGGGGTCTCCCCAGGACCCCTCCAGCCACATCCCTTTATTtctgggggggccggggagggcgCAGCCCCGGTGCGAGCCGCGCGCTCCTGGGTCCCTCTTTGTTGGGGATGAATTTTGTAATGCCAGGAAATGAGCTGGCCGTGGGAGGGGGAGGCGGCCGGGGAGAGGAAGGCTGGTTTTGTGGTCGAAGCGGAGGACGCGGACGCCGGAAAGCCGAGCACAATTCCTTGCTTGGTTCGCAGGCGccggggggaggctgcagctcgGCTCGGGAGCGCAGGCGCGCGCTGCGCCACCGCGGCCCCACGCGCGCGCTTcgccgtgcctcagtttccccttgCAGCGCTCCCCTCGCCCGCCGCGGGCAGAGCTGCCGTCACCTGGAGGACGGCGGCGGCCGCCGCACCAGGAAGCGAGCTGGTAAATGAGTGACCAGCACCGGGCTGCGAGCCCTTTTCTGCCCCGCGTGGGTCGTCTCCGCGGCCGGCCTCTGAGTCACGAGTGGGATGAGCTTCGCCGCCGCGCTTCCTCCCGGGCTGCTTCGTTCGGTTCCCCGCCGGGGCCGCCTTTGGCCCAGCTCGCGCGCTTGCGTTCCCCGGGGGGAAGCGTCCCGGGGCTGCAGGTCGGTGCCGTTCCTCGGCGGGCACGCGCGAGGCTTTGCAGGGAAACGGGGAAGTCGGTGCCGGAGCCCCGGCGCCGTGCCGCAGCGCCCTGCTCGCGCGGAGCGGCCGCTTGCCCCTGCCCTGGGTTAACGATCACTTGGATTTTACGGTTGCTTTCATTCCCGGGctcttctcagtttctttttccccccgCTGTCCTTACACTCATCTCTCTCGCCTTGCTCATGTCCCCCTTTTCCTTCGCTTGtgccccttcccacctcctggCACCGACGCCACCTAGGGTCAGGGCTTTCGGCTGCTTCCCCGGGGCTCCGCGCAGGCTGCCCCTGGTCCGGCTGCGGGGTCACCGCGGGAGGGGACACCCCGGCCGTGCCGTGCCCTGctcgctgcctccctcccctcagcctcacGGCCgttcccttttttctcttgcagcttGACTGACGAGCGGTGGCCGCAGCTCCTCGGCTGGCAGGAGCCGAAGATGCAGGAGTCCGCGTAGCAGGtaggggtgagggggggggcgAAAAAACCTTTTCCTCCCAGATTTGCTTTCCACGGGACGAGCAtctcccccccggccccgcgttCGCCGGGAGCTCACGTCCCAGTTTTTTGCAGGGGGCACCCGAGGGGCTGAGCGCCGCGGCCGCGCTCCTTGGAGCAGCCGCTTGGGCACGCGGCGGCGTGGGTCGGGGCTGGCAGCGCTTCCAGCCCCCGTGGCAGGGAATTTTGTGGGCAAGGCTGTCCCGGGGCAGTCGGCTGGACGAGACCTGCGGGCAGAAGCCGCTGTTATTTTGTCCCCTCGCCTTCCCCAGAAATAAGGATGGAGGGAGGGCGTCGCGGTGCGGCTCAGAAAGGGCTCGGTGTCTGCGCGCTCTCCCTTCCTGACCTTCTTTGCCTCTTTATTGCTGTTACGGTAAATGTTTGCATCTCCGCTGGCTGTAACGAGCTTGTGGGAGAGCCGAAGCCGCGTCCCTCGCTTGTGCGGAATCTTTGGTTTCGTGTAATGCATGTTCCCTATCTGCTCTTCAAATcaataaaaggaaagattttaaaaataatctgagcCCAGCTCCTGAAAGGAGGGGACTCTCTTCCCTCTGCTTAGCAAGCACTTTTGCTGGCTTGAGATGGCTTTTTAGTGCCGGAGAGGGGGCAGGTGAGCTGTTTGGAGGCTTGGGGCTGGGAGATGGGAAGAGCTTTGGCCATTTCCCTGCAAGGTCGGGGCCAAGGACTTCTCTCCTGCTGCCGTAAGTCCGCGGGGCGAAGCGGTGGACGGGCCCCGCCGTATGGGGGCAGGCGAAGCGTTGGGCGATGCCCCCGTCCTGCCGCGTGTGACAGCGACATGGCGAGCCTGGGGACACGGCGCAGGGCTGGGCGAGGACAGGGCTGGCTCCTGAGCACCGCGATCCTGAGGCACCCCCTGCCCCGCTCAGGATGCCGGCGGGCAGCAGCGGGTTCTCCCTCTAAAAGCCTTCATTCGTCCCCAAATGCTGCTGGAGGCGGCCCCACGGCGGTGTCTCTGCGTGTTTTACGCCAGCACAAGCGCTCGGTTTTGGGGCTGGAGGTGCCGCTGGTGGTGCAGGCGCTGAGTTTGGAGCCGGggaggagcagctcagcagtcCCCGCGCCTCCACGGCCGGCACGTCGAGCTCGCCTCTTGGCGAGGTGGCTTCCGAAAACGCCTCCGGGGGCTGCTTTGAAACTCGTCCCCCCCGGCTCGCCGAGCGACAGGAGCGGAGGGATGGCACAGGCGCTATCGACCCAGCCTCGGAAGCGTGCGGCGACCAGCGCCGGGCAATTTTATCCCCTCGAAGCCACGTCCTCGCGTCCCGTGGCGCTCGGTGCCCGCGGTCGATAGGCATTTTGTGTTCCCGGCTCCGGCCCCATTTGCGGCGCACCAGGAAAGCCTCGCTCTGCCCGAGCACGGCTGATGCAGGAGCTCTTCTAGGGACCGTGACCTTAAAGGAATCGACTCCTCCGTGTCCTGAAGACAGTCGTATCGCCGCTCAGGAAATCACGTGCCCGGTACCGCGTGCGTGAGCTGCAGGGGCCGTGCCAGCCTGCCTCTCTCTCTCGATGGGATTTTGCAGCAAAAGGCTGATTTCCCTCTGACGGGGAAGAGACCTGAGGTTGCCGGGTCTGGCTCGGGCGTCGCGCCACGTTCTCTTTATGAATTTTGGAGGTTTAGTTTTGGTAGACACCTGGGCTTGCGTCC includes the following:
- the LOC121060833 gene encoding translation initiation factor IF-2-like — its product is MAPSCTAGSGGAEPSETCYADSCIFGSCQPRSCGHRSSVKQLASWCGGRRRPPGDGSSARGGRGERCKGKLRHGEARAWGRGGAARACAPEPSCSLPPAPANQARNCARLSGVRVLRFDHKTSLPLPGRLPLPRPAHFLALQNSSPTKRDPGARGSHRGCALPGPPRNKGMWLEGSWGDPAAAPGHVFVPTPRRMGPCGQIGRRIPSCRTDGQVWILHRCNGRAPGTGMPSSASPPAAPAVSKELPARPTWWPSTTPEGHPSVSVTKKSRVLPRRAAGRTDNQRELRPALSTRASPFRLISAASPGAPGPLPPSKLAARPGVTAAEPGVTHRPGGRGWGAPAGPRHHPRPGGCAQAPTPGCEASPSPSRPGRAHQAPLPGVFSFPRPPRRGSRRRRVAEPRAPGGELGGGRANTGIVLRAAAFGCRPAPACKKEPRRRSHRAPAGTPRAPTGAWSRARVPAPVSCPPAWKHLC